One Halalkalicoccus sp. NIPERK01 genomic region harbors:
- a CDS encoding DUF354 domain-containing protein has translation MVRTVTTSYATTKEPTPAAVGGGRVAWVDLVSPAHPSFFEGLLSGLSGLSVEPTVRRKTETVALSRAAGFDGRVIGRDFESATLRKAGIGLRTAELALGMPACDVSLSARNAMCVLASHLRGVPSIHFTDNDVTAYADGLIAERLYNRIEASATHSIVPDAFRTEELTRWGITTDRIHTYDGYKEDVSVAGFEPDPGFPDRLPFSEYIVVRPEALTAAYVDEREGTLVLDLLDGAIARGYNVVYLPRGRGDERLARGYPDDRVFVPDEALSGLDLAWHAECVLTGSGTMAREAACMDKPAVSFFPGPLLSVDRQLREEGRLYHSREPDAILAYVDSLDGDDVKPDRSRSTAVRAEVAELTAELIDDL, from the coding sequence ATGGTGAGGACCGTGACTACTTCATATGCGACGACGAAGGAACCGACGCCCGCCGCGGTCGGCGGGGGACGGGTCGCGTGGGTCGACCTCGTCAGTCCCGCTCATCCCTCCTTCTTCGAGGGCCTGCTCTCGGGACTCTCGGGGCTCTCGGTCGAGCCGACGGTCCGGAGGAAGACCGAGACCGTCGCGCTCAGCCGGGCGGCGGGGTTCGACGGCCGGGTGATCGGCCGGGACTTCGAGTCGGCGACGCTGCGGAAGGCCGGGATCGGCCTCCGCACGGCGGAACTCGCGCTCGGGATGCCCGCGTGTGACGTCTCGCTGTCGGCGCGCAACGCGATGTGCGTGCTGGCCTCCCACCTCCGAGGGGTGCCCTCGATCCACTTCACGGACAACGACGTCACGGCCTACGCCGACGGGCTGATCGCCGAGCGCCTCTACAACCGGATCGAGGCGAGCGCGACCCACAGTATCGTGCCGGACGCCTTCCGAACCGAGGAGCTGACCCGGTGGGGGATCACCACCGACCGGATCCACACCTACGACGGCTACAAGGAGGACGTCTCCGTCGCCGGCTTCGAGCCCGACCCGGGGTTCCCCGACCGCCTCCCCTTCTCGGAGTACATCGTGGTCAGGCCCGAGGCGCTGACCGCGGCGTACGTCGACGAGCGCGAGGGGACGCTCGTCCTCGACCTGCTCGACGGGGCCATCGCACGGGGGTACAACGTCGTCTACCTGCCGCGGGGCCGGGGCGACGAGCGCCTCGCACGGGGCTATCCAGACGACCGGGTGTTCGTCCCCGACGAGGCGCTTTCGGGGTTGGATCTGGCGTGGCACGCCGAGTGCGTGCTGACCGGTTCGGGGACGATGGCGCGCGAGGCGGCCTGCATGGACAAACCCGCCGTCTCCTTCTTCCCGGGGCCGCTGCTCTCGGTCGACCGCCAGCTCCGCGAGGAGGGGCGGCTCTACCACTCGCGCGAGCCCGACGCGATCCTCGCGTACGTCGACTCGCTCGACGGCGACGACGTGAAACCCGACCGCAGTCGTTCGACCGCGGTGCGGGCCGAGGTCGCCGAACTCACCGCGGAACTGATCGACGACCTATGA
- a CDS encoding FkbM family methyltransferase, whose amino-acid sequence MILLERVRKAIADPALVSEFAKWKISETTLLARQRRIGALAAYAVAGVTGWRPYDHYLRYLVRTADDPPVCSIGGLEMALDLTDDGISRELFLYRTREQTTVERFERELRALRAEVEGPVRVLEIGANIGYFALAEARALGERAEIHAFEPDARNLPLLRENIARNGYADRIRVDPAAIGPTTGRALLQRSSHSNRNRLASDGGVAYAEALSLTGETRPVDVWSVDDYLAENGIAPGSVNVVRMDVEGYETEIVEGMKSVLRASGPLVLFVEIHPHLLSDAEYRRFVTTLDAAGFEVCDVISERITARPFDGSLGVERIVDLLDVERSGYKLVAKRSG is encoded by the coding sequence ATGATCCTGCTGGAGCGCGTGCGCAAGGCGATCGCCGACCCCGCGTTGGTGTCGGAGTTCGCGAAGTGGAAGATCAGCGAGACGACGCTGCTCGCGCGCCAGCGACGGATCGGCGCGCTCGCGGCCTACGCCGTCGCCGGGGTGACCGGGTGGCGACCCTACGACCACTACCTGCGGTATCTGGTCCGCACCGCCGACGACCCGCCGGTCTGCTCGATCGGCGGCCTCGAGATGGCGCTCGACCTGACCGACGACGGGATCTCGCGGGAGCTGTTCCTCTATCGCACCCGCGAGCAGACCACCGTCGAACGCTTCGAGCGCGAGCTCCGGGCGCTCCGGGCGGAGGTCGAGGGCCCGGTTCGCGTCCTCGAGATCGGGGCCAACATCGGCTACTTCGCGCTGGCCGAGGCCCGCGCGCTGGGCGAGCGCGCGGAGATCCACGCCTTCGAACCCGACGCGCGGAACCTGCCGTTGCTCCGCGAGAACATCGCGCGAAACGGCTACGCCGACCGGATTCGCGTCGATCCGGCCGCGATCGGCCCGACGACCGGCCGCGCGCTCCTGCAGCGCTCCTCCCACTCGAACCGCAATCGACTCGCTTCCGACGGCGGCGTGGCCTACGCCGAGGCGCTCTCGCTGACCGGCGAGACCCGACCCGTCGACGTGTGGTCGGTCGACGACTACCTCGCGGAAAACGGGATCGCGCCCGGGTCGGTCAACGTCGTCAGGATGGACGTCGAGGGCTACGAGACGGAGATCGTCGAGGGGATGAAATCGGTGCTGCGCGCGAGCGGGCCGCTCGTCTTGTTCGTCGAGATCCACCCCCACCTGCTGAGCGACGCGGAGTACCGTCGGTTCGTCACGACCCTCGACGCCGCCGGCTTCGAGGTGTGTGACGTGATCTCCGAACGGATCACCGCCCGCCCGTTCGACGGCAGCCTCGGCGTCGAACGGATCGTCGACCTCCTCGACGTCGAACGGAGCGGCTACAAACTCGTCGCCAAGCGGTCCGGCTAG
- a CDS encoding ATP-grasp domain-containing protein, with translation MSVVVPGIDTPSSTAAVRSLGRRGVETVVAERRPTPAGASKYCGRRVRVPSPTEDLAGYGDALLALAARPETLTVVPLREADVYVLTTRRGEFAPHIATPWPDRGTVATAQDRLRLFEVARAAGVCVPRTARLEEYDGWTTPTVVKPRYTVLETDGRLLEPSVRLLERPTEPDREALRAEMHHSPLVQEYVPGAEELGFFALFDHGTPLATFQHRRLRSYHYTGGASVYRESIDDPEVASAGLAVLRALGWHGPAMVEFKRDARDGSLALMEVNPRFWGSLALAIHAGVDFPYHYYRLAAGDPVGAPDYEVGVASHVLRGEAVYLLSLLGEADAPGEHPALGPELAAVLRSLVTQPNFDYASRDDPRPFLVDLRNTARAALDRVRRA, from the coding sequence GTGAGCGTCGTCGTCCCGGGCATCGACACGCCCAGCAGCACGGCCGCCGTCCGCTCGCTCGGCCGCCGCGGGGTCGAAACGGTCGTCGCCGAACGCCGCCCGACCCCCGCCGGCGCGTCGAAGTACTGCGGCCGCCGGGTACGGGTCCCCTCGCCGACCGAGGACCTCGCGGGCTACGGCGACGCGCTGCTCGCGCTCGCCGCCCGGCCGGAGACGCTGACGGTCGTCCCCCTCCGGGAGGCCGACGTCTACGTCCTCACGACGCGCCGCGGGGAGTTCGCTCCACACATCGCCACGCCGTGGCCGGACCGGGGGACGGTCGCGACGGCCCAGGACCGCCTCCGGCTGTTCGAGGTCGCGCGGGCGGCCGGCGTGTGCGTCCCGCGGACCGCGCGACTCGAGGAGTACGACGGGTGGACGACCCCGACCGTGGTCAAACCCCGCTACACCGTCCTCGAAACCGATGGGCGACTGCTCGAGCCGTCGGTTCGCCTCCTCGAACGGCCGACGGAACCCGACCGCGAGGCGCTGCGCGCGGAGATGCACCACAGCCCGCTCGTCCAGGAGTACGTCCCCGGCGCCGAGGAACTGGGGTTTTTCGCCCTGTTCGATCACGGCACGCCGCTCGCGACCTTCCAGCACCGCCGGCTCCGCAGCTACCACTACACCGGCGGCGCGAGCGTCTACCGGGAGTCCATCGACGACCCCGAAGTCGCGTCGGCGGGGCTGGCGGTGCTCCGGGCGCTCGGGTGGCACGGCCCGGCGATGGTCGAGTTCAAGCGCGACGCGCGCGACGGCTCGCTCGCGCTCATGGAGGTCAACCCCCGCTTTTGGGGCTCGCTCGCGCTCGCGATCCACGCCGGCGTCGACTTCCCGTATCACTACTACCGACTCGCGGCGGGCGATCCCGTCGGCGCACCTGACTACGAGGTCGGCGTCGCCTCGCACGTGCTGCGCGGTGAAGCGGTCTACCTCCTGAGCCTGCTCGGGGAGGCGGACGCGCCCGGCGAGCACCCGGCGCTCGGTCCCGAACTCGCGGCCGTCCTGCGCTCGCTCGTGACACAGCCCAACTTCGACTACGCCTCGCGCGACGACCCCCGACCGTTCCTCGTCGACCTGCGGAACACGGCGCGGGCGGCGCTCGATCGGGTACGGCGAGCCTAA
- a CDS encoding protein tyrosine phosphatase, which yields MVRSYIRQGRTRLGIERRRLAFRAGLETRPVDPARIRRALEPDSRVLFCCTGNICRSPLAERYLRARADGAGLSAESAGFLDREGRSSPDLAVTAAAEHGIDLSAHRSAHVTPAQVERSDLVFVMDARNYHAFLSRFGDSRSKAYLLKPVLERDGDPNPLEIEDPHHTDAETFRRVFGEVVAAVDELVRVAGT from the coding sequence ATGGTCCGTTCGTACATCCGACAGGGACGAACCCGACTGGGTATCGAACGCCGCCGGCTGGCGTTTCGCGCCGGCCTCGAGACGCGTCCGGTCGACCCGGCCCGGATCCGGCGGGCGCTCGAACCCGACAGTCGCGTTCTCTTTTGCTGTACGGGCAACATCTGTCGGAGCCCGCTCGCGGAGCGCTACCTCCGGGCGCGGGCCGACGGGGCGGGGCTGAGCGCCGAGTCGGCGGGGTTCCTCGACCGGGAGGGGCGATCGAGCCCCGACCTCGCCGTGACGGCCGCAGCGGAACACGGGATCGACCTCTCGGCCCACCGCTCGGCGCACGTCACGCCCGCGCAGGTCGAGCGCAGCGATCTCGTGTTCGTCATGGACGCGCGCAACTACCACGCCTTCCTCTCCCGGTTCGGCGACTCGCGCTCGAAGGCTTACCTCCTCAAGCCCGTCCTCGAACGGGACGGTGATCCGAACCCGCTGGAGATCGAGGACCCACACCACACCGATGCCGAGACGTTCCGACGGGTGTTCGGAGAGGTGGTCGCCGCGGTCGACGAACTCGTCCGGGTGGCAGGGACGTGA